In one Mycobacterium sp. NBC_00419 genomic region, the following are encoded:
- a CDS encoding oxygenase MpaB family protein translates to MTELAEPTSATDALPLGPQSLVWRYFGDSRMPLIGPRPAVLQNMLAELGQGVFDHSVWFADTAARIKRSLPPIFMTVYGSDDDNAGPRVRDFHVNIKGDMPDEYGQGSRYHALDPDTYFWAHATFFDQALYFADTFVKRLTRAEKEQMYLESKTWYRRYGVSDRPMPADYAEFERYWDHMINEVLVAHPTAKYGVGYVTKGFPRPKSVHPLVWRLVAPVFNPVAAFLTTGGMPPRTREILGLPWSDRKERNYQRFAALWRSRPVNWLWDHLPMNVRYNRYATAGFARAGHV, encoded by the coding sequence ATGACGGAACTCGCCGAACCGACGTCCGCCACCGATGCCCTGCCGCTGGGCCCGCAGTCCCTGGTGTGGCGCTACTTCGGGGACAGCCGCATGCCGCTGATCGGGCCGCGCCCGGCGGTGCTGCAGAACATGCTGGCCGAACTGGGCCAGGGGGTGTTCGACCACTCGGTGTGGTTCGCCGACACCGCCGCGCGGATCAAGCGCTCACTGCCGCCGATCTTCATGACCGTCTACGGCAGCGACGACGACAACGCCGGCCCGCGGGTCCGCGACTTCCACGTCAACATCAAGGGCGACATGCCTGACGAGTACGGGCAGGGGAGCCGCTACCACGCGCTGGATCCCGACACCTACTTCTGGGCCCACGCCACCTTCTTCGACCAGGCGCTCTACTTCGCCGACACCTTCGTCAAGCGCCTCACCCGCGCCGAGAAGGAGCAGATGTATCTGGAGTCCAAGACCTGGTACCGCCGCTACGGGGTCAGTGATCGCCCGATGCCCGCCGACTACGCCGAGTTCGAGCGCTACTGGGACCACATGATCAACGAGGTGCTCGTCGCGCACCCCACCGCCAAATACGGCGTCGGCTATGTCACCAAGGGCTTCCCCAGGCCCAAGTCGGTCCACCCACTGGTGTGGCGGTTGGTGGCGCCGGTGTTCAACCCGGTGGCGGCGTTCCTGACCACCGGCGGGATGCCGCCGCGGACCCGCGAGATTCTGGGCCTGCCGTGGAGTGACCGCAAGGAACGCAACTACCAGCGTTTCGCCGCGCTGTGGCGCTCACGCCCGGTGAACTGGCTGTGGGACCATCTGCCGATGAACGTTCGCTACAACCGCTATGCCACAGCGGGTTTCGCGCGGGCGGGGCATGTCTGA
- a CDS encoding TetR/AcrR family transcriptional regulator, translating to MSDPSTEAILDAALVEFDRHGIRRVALDDVARRAGVSRTTIYRRFANKDDLVAAVMDRENVRLFSDIAKELKNARPQSNYYVEAFTQAILLSREHRVLHRMVLDEPALTLELARTHYAAAVTRIEHALQVIFPPGFADRIGPQAVHDLADCIWRYALMIQLLPSAEPVETAADIRAFATKHFLPSLPEALRTVSV from the coding sequence ATGTCTGACCCGTCGACGGAAGCCATCCTCGACGCCGCGCTCGTCGAGTTCGACCGGCACGGAATTCGCCGGGTCGCCCTCGACGATGTCGCGCGCCGCGCAGGCGTGAGCCGCACGACGATCTACCGCCGGTTCGCCAATAAGGACGACCTCGTCGCTGCCGTGATGGATCGGGAGAACGTGCGACTGTTCTCCGACATCGCCAAGGAACTCAAAAATGCCCGGCCACAGAGCAACTACTACGTCGAGGCGTTCACCCAGGCCATCCTGCTCAGCCGCGAGCACCGGGTGCTGCACCGGATGGTCCTCGACGAGCCGGCGCTCACCCTGGAGTTGGCTCGCACGCATTACGCGGCCGCGGTCACGCGTATCGAGCACGCCCTGCAGGTGATCTTCCCGCCCGGTTTCGCCGATCGCATCGGCCCGCAGGCCGTCCACGACCTCGCCGACTGCATCTGGCGATATGCACTCATGATCCAGCTGCTGCCCAGCGCCGAACCGGTCGAGACCGCCGCGGACATCCGGGCGTTCGCCACCAAGCACTTCCTGCCCAGCCTGCCCGAGGCGCTGCGCACGGTTTCCGTCTAG
- a CDS encoding QcrA and Rieske domain-containing protein: protein MSRRDVHNYIDDLAAGRRPRQFTPDDFEAAQISTAISLAAARKGADEPRPEFIAGLKASLAQEGSASQPESELREVERTSVSTRRQVIVGTAAAATAAVAAVSVDRLFVGVPVERDEVADGAGQMVPNDGSWEAVTDSSALAEGAVHAFDLGSVSGFVRRTGGRVEAVSGVCTHQGCKLWFDQSSDRLRCPCHLTSFSPAGQVMTHALPIAPKPLPHFEVRERAGLIEVLAPPSQPA, encoded by the coding sequence ATGAGCCGGCGCGACGTGCACAACTACATCGACGACCTGGCGGCCGGGCGCCGCCCCAGGCAATTCACTCCGGACGACTTCGAGGCCGCGCAGATCAGCACGGCCATCTCACTAGCCGCCGCCCGGAAGGGGGCTGACGAACCTCGCCCGGAGTTCATCGCCGGCCTCAAAGCTTCACTGGCGCAGGAAGGCTCGGCTAGCCAGCCCGAATCGGAATTACGCGAGGTGGAGCGTACCTCGGTGTCGACTCGTCGGCAGGTGATCGTCGGGACGGCCGCCGCTGCCACCGCCGCGGTGGCAGCGGTGTCGGTGGACCGGTTGTTCGTCGGTGTCCCTGTCGAGCGCGACGAGGTGGCCGACGGTGCCGGGCAGATGGTTCCCAACGACGGGTCTTGGGAGGCCGTCACGGACAGCTCCGCACTGGCCGAGGGTGCGGTCCACGCCTTCGACCTGGGTTCGGTCAGCGGCTTCGTCCGCCGCACCGGGGGCCGCGTGGAAGCAGTGTCCGGGGTCTGCACACATCAGGGTTGCAAGTTGTGGTTCGACCAGAGTTCCGACAGGTTGCGCTGCCCCTGCCATCTGACGTCCTTCTCCCCTGCCGGTCAGGTCATGACGCATGCGTTGCCCATCGCGCCGAAACCCCTGCCACACTTCGAAGTACGTGAACGAGCCGGGCTGATCGAGGTGCTGGCGCCACCCAGTCAGCCGGCCTGA
- a CDS encoding RNA polymerase sigma factor produces MPAHDDRGSRGGLRLVSDECYPDWEAVYEDNVLWLYRTIFGRVGNRSDAEDLTSEVFMTAMRPLRLTASVPEVRAYLLATARTVLAAHWRSTMAREITTISDVPAVVEAPAEVSRAPQRVAAVLAALPDRYRRVLELRFLQGLSVRDTAGELGVSVANAKVLQHRALRLAAQIDEGVQR; encoded by the coding sequence ATGCCCGCGCACGACGATCGAGGGTCGAGAGGTGGGCTGCGACTGGTCTCTGACGAGTGCTACCCGGACTGGGAGGCGGTCTATGAGGACAACGTGTTGTGGCTGTACCGAACGATTTTCGGCCGGGTAGGGAACCGATCCGATGCAGAAGACCTGACCTCAGAGGTATTCATGACCGCGATGCGCCCGCTGCGGCTCACCGCGAGTGTGCCCGAGGTACGGGCCTACCTACTCGCGACAGCGCGCACCGTGCTGGCGGCTCACTGGCGCTCCACCATGGCCCGGGAGATCACCACCATTTCCGACGTCCCCGCCGTGGTGGAAGCGCCGGCCGAGGTGAGCCGAGCACCCCAGCGGGTCGCCGCCGTGCTAGCGGCGCTTCCGGACAGGTACCGCCGGGTGCTGGAACTTCGTTTTCTCCAAGGCCTTTCGGTGCGCGATACTGCGGGCGAACTCGGCGTGAGTGTCGCCAACGCCAAGGTGCTGCAGCATCGCGCCCTTCGGTTGGCCGCACAGATCGACGAAGGAGTGCAGCGATGA
- a CDS encoding cupredoxin domain-containing protein codes for MPGMTAMAPAPSTGSATTSAQTPAPVGGTAVAIDNFAFAPAALTVTVGDTVTWTNHDEEPHTVAADDGSFHSPGMDTNATYSYTFTKPGSYSYICGIHPFMHGTVVVTP; via the coding sequence ATGCCGGGAATGACGGCGATGGCACCCGCGCCCTCGACGGGCTCGGCGACGACCTCGGCCCAGACGCCGGCCCCGGTGGGCGGCACGGCGGTGGCCATCGATAATTTCGCCTTCGCCCCCGCTGCCCTCACCGTCACTGTAGGCGACACCGTGACCTGGACGAATCACGACGAGGAGCCGCACACCGTCGCCGCCGACGACGGTTCGTTCCACTCGCCCGGGATGGACACCAACGCCACCTACAGCTACACCTTCACCAAGCCCGGCAGTTACAGCTACATCTGCGGCATCCACCCGTTCATGCACGGCACCGTGGTGGTGACTCCATGA
- a CDS encoding metallophosphoesterase family protein gives MTAAQDPHQMTRRQLIRHGAWFGAAVGIAVVGGEVLSHVAPAPAIDAARPTLRFAQISDSHIGFAGAANPDVTASFGRAIDQINNLGYTPDFVIHTGDLTHLATPAQFDQVKQMMSGINAPHVFTVPGEHDSIDDAGQKYRAAFGAGSRGDGWYSFDVAGVHVIGLVNTLNLKKLGHLGADQLDFIEKDLAPLSADTPIVVFSHIPLFAMYPDWGWGTDDAAQALSYLRRFASVTCLNGHVHQLFSKTEDNVTFYSATTTAYPLPHPGDGPAPKPLTLPAGQLHDALGIREVSYTRGQRALALKEERLR, from the coding sequence ATGACCGCCGCGCAGGATCCACACCAGATGACCCGCCGTCAGCTGATCCGCCACGGCGCCTGGTTCGGGGCCGCCGTCGGCATCGCCGTCGTGGGTGGCGAGGTGCTGTCGCATGTCGCCCCCGCCCCGGCGATAGACGCTGCCCGGCCGACCCTGCGGTTCGCGCAGATCAGCGACAGTCACATCGGCTTCGCCGGGGCCGCCAATCCGGATGTCACCGCGTCCTTCGGCCGGGCAATCGACCAGATCAACAATCTCGGCTACACCCCGGACTTCGTCATCCACACCGGCGATCTGACCCATCTGGCCACTCCGGCTCAGTTCGACCAGGTCAAACAGATGATGAGCGGGATCAACGCCCCGCACGTGTTCACCGTGCCGGGCGAGCACGACTCGATCGACGACGCCGGCCAGAAGTACCGCGCGGCGTTCGGCGCCGGATCGCGTGGCGATGGGTGGTACAGCTTCGATGTCGCTGGCGTGCACGTCATCGGCCTGGTCAACACCTTGAACCTGAAGAAGCTCGGGCACCTTGGGGCCGACCAACTCGATTTCATCGAGAAGGACCTGGCACCGTTGTCGGCGGACACTCCGATCGTCGTCTTCAGCCATATCCCGCTGTTTGCGATGTACCCGGACTGGGGGTGGGGCACCGACGACGCCGCGCAGGCGCTGAGCTACCTACGCCGGTTCGCGTCGGTCACCTGCCTCAACGGCCATGTGCATCAGCTGTTCTCCAAAACCGAAGACAACGTGACGTTCTACAGCGCTACCACCACCGCCTACCCGTTGCCGCACCCCGGCGACGGCCCGGCGCCCAAGCCGCTGACACTGCCCGCCGGGCAGCTTCACGACGCGCTGGGCATCCGCGAAGTCTCGTACACGCGTGGGCAGCGTGCGCTGGCCCTGAAGGAGGAAAGACTGCGATGA